Within the Arthrobacter caoxuetaonis genome, the region GGTGCCGGGTGGTTGGTGGGTCGGGTTGGGGCTGGGGCTGCCGGGCGGGTGGCCGGGCGTGCAGGGTGGTTGATGTCGGGCGGCCGGGTGCGGTGCCGGTGCGGTGCCGCGTGGGAGGGGCCGCAGTGGGCCGCCGGGTGGGCGCGGAAACACTGCATCTTGGGTTAACACTGCATTTTGGGTTCGGAAACACTGCGTTCCGGGATTTCGCTGCACCCTGTGACACGGATTCGCTGCGTTTCGGGAAAAACCGGTCGTCCGGGGAAAATCCAGCCGCGGCGCCGCGCAGCAAATTCCCACAGCAATCGAATCAGCCCGAAACGCAGCAAAACCGGACGGGGTGCCCGGATTCCGGTTCCCTCACTGCGACGCTCGGCGGGAGCCGAACTGGCCTGGGCGGTTGCACCTAAATCCTCTGCTGCACAAACGCTGTTATGGCTCCGCCGCAGATTCCTTTGCTGCAATGACGTCCCTCTGGCCGGCCCAAAGCGACATCATTGCAGCAACAGATGGAAAACGACCGTTCTAAAACAGCGTTATTGCGTCAATGAATGCCGGACCTGTCTCGGCAGTGGTCAGACCGGTCTCGCTGACTGCGCGGCGGCCAATGCACCCCCGCTCCCGCACACACCCTCACCCCACGCCACCCCAGCGCACCGCAGAATCCTAGCCACCTAGTGAAATTACTGTTTTACTAGGTGGCATTAGCAGGGTGGGAGAAAGCAGAAGAATGGCCGAGGCAGCGAAGGCAGACAGCACCACCCGGACAGTGGAACGGGCACTGGCCCTGCTGAGTGTGGTCTGCCAAGAGGGCGCAGTAACGCAGTCCGAAGCAGCCAAGGCCGCCGGCCTCTCCACCAGCACCGCGCTGCGGTTGCTGCGCACCCTGGAAGGAACCGGCTTCGTGCGGCGGGAGGAGAACGGCACCTACCGTCCGGGCGCAGCGGTAGTGCAGCTTGGCGTGCTGGCGCTGAGCTCGGAATCCCTGATCGCCACGTACCGGGCGGCCATGGACAGGATCGTGGAGGCGACCGGGGAATCCACCTACCTCAGCATTCCGGCGGCCGGCGGCCACGGCCTCTACATCGCCATCGCAGAGGGGACGCAGTCCGTCCGCCACGCCAACTGGGTGGGCCGCCGCTTCCAGCTCGAGGGAAGCGCCGCCGGCAAAGCCATGAGCGGCGACGTCGGCGCGTCCGGCTGCGCTGTGGTGGGCGACGGCGTCGAACCTGACATCACCGCCATTGCCGTACCGCTGACGGCCGGCGGAAAAACAGTGGCAGCCATGAGCGTCGTCGTTCCGAGCTACCGGATGACACCTGCGCGGATCGATGACATTTGCCGGGTCCTGACCGCAGAAACCAGTGCAGTTCAAACACACGGCTAACCGACAACGACGACGGAGAACCCCATGACCCAGGAAACCACCCCGCGCACCGTCCGGGCCCCGCGCGGCACCGACCTGAACGCCAAAAGCTGGCAGACCGAAGCCCCGCTGCGGATGCTGATGAACAACCTGGATCCGGAGGTCGCCGAGCGTCCCGAAGATCTGGTGGTCTACGGCGGAACCGGCAAAGCGGCCCGGAACTGGGAGTCGTTCGATGCGATTGTCCGCACCCTCGAAACGCTCGACGACGACGAAACCCTCCTGGTGCAATCCGGCAAACCCGTGGGTGTCTTCCGGACCAATGAGTGGGCGCCGCGCGTGCTGATTGCCAACTCCAACCTCGTGGGGGACTGGTCCACCTGGCCCGAGTTCCGGCGGCTGGAGGCCGAGGGCCTGACCATGTACGGACAAATGACCGCCGGCTCCTGGATCTATATCGGCACCCAGGGCATCCTGCAGGGCACCTACGAGACCTTCGCCGCGATCGCCAACAAACGGTTCGGAGGATCGTTGGCCGGCACCGCCACGCTTACCGGCGGCTGCGGCGGCATGGGCGGAGCCCAGCCGCTGGCGGTCACGCTCAACGGCGGAGCGGT harbors:
- a CDS encoding IclR family transcriptional regulator → MAEAAKADSTTRTVERALALLSVVCQEGAVTQSEAAKAAGLSTSTALRLLRTLEGTGFVRREENGTYRPGAAVVQLGVLALSSESLIATYRAAMDRIVEATGESTYLSIPAAGGHGLYIAIAEGTQSVRHANWVGRRFQLEGSAAGKAMSGDVGASGCAVVGDGVEPDITAIAVPLTAGGKTVAAMSVVVPSYRMTPARIDDICRVLTAETSAVQTHG